Genomic DNA from Hymenobacter jejuensis:
CGCCACAATCTTTGGGCAGGCGCTCCCGGAGTTGGCCAATGACTTGCTGGAGCGATACGGCGGCCAGCGCGTTGCGCATGGCTTGTTCGGCGCTGCCAAACAGATCTTCAAGGGTTTGCTGCATCACGCGGCCCAAGTTGCAGCGTTCGTTGGGTTTGGTATTATTGACAGAAAACAAATCGGGCTCGGGTTCCTGCATGGCTTCAAACACATCCAGCAGCGATACGTCCGCCACCGGCCGGGCCAACAGCGCGCCGCCGCCCGCGCCCAGCTGCGTACGCACCAATCCAGCCGCCCGCAATGCTCCAATCAGGCGCCGCACCACCACCGGGTGCGTTCCGACGCTGCCCGCAATCACCTCCGACGACACTGGCTGCCCATCGGCATGGGCCAGATACGCCAAAATATGTGTGGCAACAGCAAACCGAGTATTCATGTTGAATTAATGTAACTTATGTGGTTACAAATATACGATCTTATTTTCTAATGCCCACACGCTTGTCTTTTTACGACCACTGACCGGGCGAATATCTGTAGTGAAAAGCAACCCAGTCTCCAACGTTTTGTCTGGCAAAAGCTTCTCACGAGGATATAGGTGGCTTTTCACTATAGATGAGCTCCAGAAAAGTGCTCCTTATAAGATCGCGCGCTTCGCCTATCTTTCGGCAAAGAATCCTAACTGCCTCGTTTATGAGCGACCCAATCGCCGTTGTTTCTTCTTACTTCAAACTAATCCAAGGCCTCGACAACGACGCATCAGCTTTCGCCGCAGTGTTGCACCCGGAGGTAGAGCAAACGGAATATCCCAATCTGCTTTCCCGAAACCTCGTCCGTCGTTCTTACGAGGAAATTTTGTCTACCCTCCGCAACGGGCGTGAAGTGCTGGTTGATTCACGGTTTGAGATGGATCGCATCCATAGCTGCACCGATGGCAGTGTGGTTGCAGAAGGCCAGTGGCGTGCCCAAGCCATCATCGATTTGGGGCCGGTAGTGCGCGGGCAGCTTTTGGTTGCCCAACTCTGCATGGTCTTCGAATTCAAGGATGGCAAGATTTACCGCCAGCGCAGCTTTCACAACTTCGAGACGGTGTAATACTTGGCTGTAAGTGTCTGGTTTTTAAGTAATTATAGTTGAAGGCGCTTTTTATTAACGAGGCTTGACAGGATACTTTGCGAAGAGGGCCTGCATGGCCTCGTCAATTCTTTTTCCCATCCGCTCCTGATCTTTAGTCAGGATGCCGACGGCCGCCCCGGTCCAGATGCGCTCGTTGCGGGCCGCGTCCACCAGCTCGACGGTAGCGGTGCCTTGTTTGTAGGTATTCACCACTACTTCCTCGCTCTGCCAGTGGTAGTTACGCTGCCCAATGTAGCGAGGCGCGTCACGGATGTTGGTTTCGCGGGTCTGAACCTGATCTTCGACCACTACGCCAATGTTGACCCACAGATCGGGCCGGTCGGCTGGCTGGTAACCGCGCCGCGCTAGTTCGGCGGCAATGGCGCGCTTCAGTTCCTGCACCCCAATGCCCATACCCAGGGCCTCGGAGCTGGCCTCGTTGCGCGCCGATACGTCCATAAAATTGTAGGTTTTGTAGGCCGTAAAGTCCACGCCCGGCTTCTGAGAGGTGGAGGCAATGCGCACGGGCGCGCAGGCTGAAAAAGCCAGGAGGAGCAAAATCAACAGGTTTTTCATAGCAATAGGACGGGTATACGGTAGCGCATCACAGCGGATAAACTGCGTAGTCTAACGAATTGGCTGGCGCTTGGGGTGCGGTTGAGGTTGCCCGCAGCCGCAGGAACCGCTACTCTTTTTTGACCTTCACCGTGCCGTCGTCGGCATCCTGCTTCGTGACGTTGCCCTGTGCATCTTTGACTTTGATGTCGCCATCGGCTTGCTTCTTGATCTTGCTGCCATCGGCGCCTTTCACGGTGGTGCCAGCGGGCAGCTCGTTTGCCTTTTCCATCGACGATTTGTTTTCGGAGCACGAAGCCAGCAAAGCGGCGCAGGACAGAACGAGAGCTATTTTTTTCATTATCAGGGAGTAATTCGCAAATCGATGAGAACAAGCGTTTTACGCACGGAGAAGCTTGTTGTTGTATGATCCGCTTGTCAGCACCCGAAACGACGCCAAGCTGAGGCAAGTAAAGTCCACATACGTAGCAAAGTTTTGTCCATCAAAAGGTTATAATATGATATTTCTAATAATTATTGAATATTTCTGAGATAATAGCGTAGTTTAGCAGGGTGTTGCGAGAGGCGGGCACGAACCTTGTCTGGATATTTGACCGAGCATACTTTCTTTAAACTTCTTATGTACAAATTACTACTGTTGTTCTTCTGTGTCTTCCTGCTGTTGCTGGAGGCCCAACCAGCGCAAGCGGCAGCAAGCGAAGGAGCCAGCATTGAGGCAGAAAGCCTGCTCCGGCCGCGCGTCCCGCGCCCCAACTACAAAAGATATCGCGGCAACAGCCGTAGCAAACACCGCCACCTGGGGCTGTTCCGCCGCTGGCGCGCCCGCCGCAAGGCCCAGCGCAAGGCCAAGGCTCCGAAAGGCGTAATTAAGGTAGACGCCCCAACGGGCACTATGCCGCCCCGGCCCTAAGCGCCCCAAGGTTTAAGCAGGTGAATCAGCCGCATTTTCCGCCCGGAGAATGCGGCTGATTCATTTTCGGGTCATCAGTTTTTGCCGAATTCGCGTACGAAGGGTCTGCCTGTTTTTCGTTTCGGCTGTTAACAGAGCGTAAGATTTTCGGCCTTTTCTCATGATCCCTTCCAGTACCCTCAGCCCGGACGCGAAGCCTACGCTGTGGACTCCATTTACCTTCTCCGTTTTCCGGGCCATCTGGATTGCTTCCGTCGTGTCCAATATTGGCACCTGGATGCAGAATGTGGCCGGTGTGTGGTTGGTTACTACCCTCACTACCAGTGCGTTGCTGGTGGCCTTGATGCAAACGGCCACCAGCCTCCCCGCTTTCCTGCTGAGCATGCCGGCCGGCGCCATGGGCGACCTAATTGATCGGCGGAAGCTGCTGCTGCTCACGCAGGGCTTCATGGCCGTGGTGGCGGTGCTGCTGGGCGCCCTGACGCTGCTAGGAGAAGTTTCGGCGCTGGGCGTGCTGGGATTTACTTTCCTGCTGGGCATTGGCGCCGCCCTTAACGCGCCGATCTGGCAAACCGTTACCGTCGAGCTGGTACCGCGGTCGGTATTGCCGTTTGCCATCACCCTCAACGGCGTCAGCAACAACATTGCGCGGGCAGTGGGGCCAGCCATTGGGGGCGTCATCATTGCGTATTACTCGCCGGGCTGGGTGTTTCTGCTAAACGGGGTTTCTTTCGTGGGCACTTGGTTTGTGGTGTACAATTGGAAGCGTACCGTCGAAGCTGCTACCGGCCCTGCCGAGAACTTTATGGGCGCATTGCGGGCCGGCATGCGCTACGTGCAATATTCGCCGGCCATTTATGCAGTGCTGGTGCGCACGTTCGCGTTTTCGTTTGGGGCCAGCGCAATGTGGGCCTTGCTGTCGGTGGTGGTGGCGCGGCGCCTGCACCTAAACTCGGGCAGTTACGGCGTGTTGCTTTCGTGGCTAGGGGCGGGTGCCGTCACGGGTGCTTTCCTGATGGGCCGCGCGGGCCAGCGGCTCAACTACAACCAGCGCGTGCTGCTGGGAACGCTGGTTTTTGTCGGCACCAACCTGTGCTTGGCGCTGGTGCCGTCGGTATATTGGCTATACCCCGTGATGTTTTTGTCGGGCATCGCCTGGCTCATGACCATGACCAGCTTTAGTACTACCGTGCAGCTGCACGTACCCAAATGGGTGCAGGCGCGCGTCGTGAGCATGTATATGCTGGTGTTTCAGGCGGGCTTGTCGCTGGGCAGCGTGGCGTGGGGTGAGCTGGCCGACCGCGTAAGCCTGGAGCTGGCCTTGATAGCGGCCGCGGGTTGGATGCTGGTGGGCATGGCCTTGGCCTTGCCATTTCCGATGCGCCAGGCCGAAGGGCTGAACCTGGAACCCGCCGAGCATTGGCCCGACCCCATCGTGGAAGGCGGCGACATCGACCCCGACGACGGCCCGGTAGTGGTAATGATTGAGTATCAAGTAGATCCTGCGGACTGGGCGGCTTTCCGTCAAGCCGCTTCGCAACTTACCCGGCTGCGGCTGCGCGACGGCGCGTTGCGGGCCGGGGTGTTTTCGGACGTGGCTAATCCGCAGAAAATCACGGAGTTCTTTTACGTGGCTACCTGGGGCGAGCACGAGCGCCAGCACCACCGTTTCACCAAGGAAGACTTGGCCGTGGAAACCCGCGTACAGCAGTTTCACATGGGGCCGGAGCCGCCGCGGGTGACGCATTTTCTTTCGTTCCCACGCACGACCAACGTAGAAGTAGCCGCCCCTTACGAAACCCTGGAGGGCCAGCGGTAGAAGAATATTTGCCTTTGAGGGCAGGGCGCTGCAGGAGACCTAAGTTCGTTTGGCGCAATACCTTACAGCTCTCTACCTTCACGACCACTTCCACCGACATTCCTTATGAAGCATCACGTGCTGACGCCGCTGGTTTTACTGCTAGGGGCTTTACTACTTTTTTCCTGTTCGAAAACCATGACGCCAACTACCGCAACTACCGACTGGACTCCGCAAAGCGCCCAAAAATGGGTGAAAGGCGGCACCTGGAAAAAAGGCCTCAAGCTGGACGTGTACCCCGACGTTGACGCGGTGGAGTTCGCCAAACAATACCACGCCAACCAAGCTATTTGGGACAAGGCCTTTGCCTACATGCGCGAAAACGACTTGGCCGCGCTGCCCAACGGCTCGTCGAAACTTGACGGCGACCTGCTGACGCTCTCGGTGACCGAGCCCACCTCGAAAGAGTTCGACAAAACCCAGTGGGAGTCGCACCGCAAGTACATTGACCTCCAATACATTGTGCGCGGTAAGGAGAAAATGGGCGTGCAGCCGTTGTCCAATCTCACCGTAACCGAACCCTACAACGAGGCCAAAGACGTAGCACACTACAGCGGCGACGGTGGCAAATACTACGACGCCGACCCCAGCACCATCTACCTGTTCTTCCCACAAGATGGGCACCGGCCCTCCATCAAGGTTGAGGGCTACGACGTGGTGAAAAAGGTAGTCTTCAAAATCCGGGTAGCGGGCATGTAGTCAGCTCATTATTACCAAAACAAAAAGGCCGAGCACCCTATGCTCGGCCTTTTTGTTGTTTTATAACATATTGATTGGCAACGTATTACCAAGAGCCGCTGTTGTCGCTATTGTCGTCGAAGCCACCGCCTCCTGTGTCATCCGAAGACAGGTCATCGTAGGAAGAGTTGTCGTCTGAGGAGAAATAATCCGCGTTGCCGTCGGTGCCGGCGTCATCCGAGGAGAAGTAATCGGGCGGCGTGTTGTCGACTGCGTCGTTGCCTTCGAGGGCCGGAAAGCCGCCCGACGAAGTACCGCCGACGTTGGCCGAATTAGGATCGAGCGAGTGCGGGGTGTCGTTGCC
This window encodes:
- a CDS encoding Rrf2 family transcriptional regulator: MNTRFAVATHILAYLAHADGQPVSSEVIAGSVGTHPVVVRRLIGALRAAGLVRTQLGAGGGALLARPVADVSLLDVFEAMQEPEPDLFSVNNTKPNERCNLGRVMQQTLEDLFGSAEQAMRNALAAVSLQQVIGQLRERLPKDCGGSDAVR
- a CDS encoding nuclear transport factor 2 family protein is translated as MSDPIAVVSSYFKLIQGLDNDASAFAAVLHPEVEQTEYPNLLSRNLVRRSYEEILSTLRNGREVLVDSRFEMDRIHSCTDGSVVAEGQWRAQAIIDLGPVVRGQLLVAQLCMVFEFKDGKIYRQRSFHNFETV
- a CDS encoding DUF4136 domain-containing protein translates to MKNLLILLLLAFSACAPVRIASTSQKPGVDFTAYKTYNFMDVSARNEASSEALGMGIGVQELKRAIAAELARRGYQPADRPDLWVNIGVVVEDQVQTRETNIRDAPRYIGQRNYHWQSEEVVVNTYKQGTATVELVDAARNERIWTGAAVGILTKDQERMGKRIDEAMQALFAKYPVKPR
- a CDS encoding MFS transporter — encoded protein: MIPSSTLSPDAKPTLWTPFTFSVFRAIWIASVVSNIGTWMQNVAGVWLVTTLTTSALLVALMQTATSLPAFLLSMPAGAMGDLIDRRKLLLLTQGFMAVVAVLLGALTLLGEVSALGVLGFTFLLGIGAALNAPIWQTVTVELVPRSVLPFAITLNGVSNNIARAVGPAIGGVIIAYYSPGWVFLLNGVSFVGTWFVVYNWKRTVEAATGPAENFMGALRAGMRYVQYSPAIYAVLVRTFAFSFGASAMWALLSVVVARRLHLNSGSYGVLLSWLGAGAVTGAFLMGRAGQRLNYNQRVLLGTLVFVGTNLCLALVPSVYWLYPVMFLSGIAWLMTMTSFSTTVQLHVPKWVQARVVSMYMLVFQAGLSLGSVAWGELADRVSLELALIAAAGWMLVGMALALPFPMRQAEGLNLEPAEHWPDPIVEGGDIDPDDGPVVVMIEYQVDPADWAAFRQAASQLTRLRLRDGALRAGVFSDVANPQKITEFFYVATWGEHERQHHRFTKEDLAVETRVQQFHMGPEPPRVTHFLSFPRTTNVEVAAPYETLEGQR
- a CDS encoding YhcH/YjgK/YiaL family protein, with translation MTPTTATTDWTPQSAQKWVKGGTWKKGLKLDVYPDVDAVEFAKQYHANQAIWDKAFAYMRENDLAALPNGSSKLDGDLLTLSVTEPTSKEFDKTQWESHRKYIDLQYIVRGKEKMGVQPLSNLTVTEPYNEAKDVAHYSGDGGKYYDADPSTIYLFFPQDGHRPSIKVEGYDVVKKVVFKIRVAGM